In Cicer arietinum cultivar CDC Frontier isolate Library 1 chromosome 7, Cicar.CDCFrontier_v2.0, whole genome shotgun sequence, a single window of DNA contains:
- the LOC101498399 gene encoding oxysterol-binding protein-related protein 2A isoform X3, whose protein sequence is MRVKEMHPLCCISLESPGIGSQSPEPDAAALSRTRSLPASGSGRIGRRGSEATVAGVLYKWTNYGKGWRSRWFLLRNGVLSYAKIRSPENLNLFSPIDDVCLIGDVTANRLARMDRDAGNAMRRKSHKPSSSSSSPPTVVHLKKYIYVGLSTLVVGYIIQISSFRESKSDDRKFYIFTATKTLHLRTDSRKDRVAWIQALVTTRSLYPLSGHLSLAPYHISVSTERLKRRLLEEGSSENLVKECEQIMLAEFSELQEQLKILCQERSNLFDTIRQLEAANIEPEASALHDSEYQLTKNGFSSLGRGKYSECSTTESSDDIEKQEVEEVSEEDEISYYDTRDYFTEPGFRCGSKGTLDQVNMSGEATRQCIDMENSRDQTMVYDYGYPQIARRKKLPDPVEKEKGVSLWSMIKDNVGKDLTRVCLPVYFNEPISSLQKCFEDLEYSYLLDRAYEYGKSGNSLLRALNVAAFAVSGYASSEGRHCKPFNPLLGETYEADFPDKGVRFFSEKVSHHPTVVACHCEGRGWRFWADSNIRSKFWGRSIQLDPVGVLTLEFDDGEIFQWSKVTTTIYNLILGKIYCDHHGSMEIRGNRQYSCRLKFKEQTILDRNPRQVHGFVEDTMGKKAATLFGKWDDSINYFGGDVNVKPKDFTNSSSGTLLWKRTKPPPNLTRYNLTSFAITLNELTPGLKPFLMYLITD, encoded by the exons ATGCGAGTGAAGGAAATGCACCCGTTGTGCTGCATCTCTCTGGAGAGTCCTGGGATCGGAAGTCAATCGCCGGAGCCAGACGCGGCGGCGCTTTCGAGGACGAGGAGTCTACCGGCGAGTGGATCTGGCCGCATTGGACGCCGTGGATCAGAGGCTACGGTTGCCGGAGTTCTTTACAAATGGACTAATTACGGCAAGGGATGGAGATCCCGGTGGTTTCTCCTCCGCAATGGCGTACTCTCTTACGCCAAGATCCGGTCGCCGGAGAATCTAAATCTGTTCTCTCCAATCGATGACGTTTGCCTCATCGGAGATGTAACCGCTAACCGTCTCGCTAGAATGGATAGGGACGCCGGAAACGCCATGCGCCGGAAAAGTCACAAAccttcttcctcttcctcttctCCTCCTACAGTTGTTCATCTAAAG AAATATATATACGTGGGACTTTCCACCTTGGTGGTGGGGTATATCATCCag ATCTCGTCTTTTAGAGAGAGCAAATCAGACGACAGAAAGTTCTATATATTTACAGCAACGAAGACACTCCATCTGAGAACCGATTCAAGGAAAGATCGTGTGGCGTGGATTCAAGCTTTGGTGACAACTCGTAGTTTGTATCCACTAAGCGGTCATCTATCACTTGCACCTTATCATATATCTGTGTCTACTGAGAGGCTTAAACGACGTTTGCTTGAAGAAGGTAGCAGTGAGAATCTTGTAAAGGAGTGTGAGCAAATCATGCTCGCAGAGTTTTCTGAATTACAAGAGCAGCTTAAAATTCTTTGTCAAGAACGATCCAATTTGTTTGATACGATTAGGCAGTTGGAG GCAGCTAACATTGAACCTGAAGCCTCTGCCTTGCATGACAGTGAATACCAATTAACAAAGAATGGATTTTCAAGTCTAGGGCGTGGAAAATATAGTG AATGCAGTACAACGGAATCATCTGATGATATCGAGAAACAAGAGGTAGAGGAAGTGTCAGAAGAAGATGAAATCTCATATTATGATACTAGAGACTATTTTACAGAACCTGGTTTTAGGTGTGGGTCAAAAGGAACTCTGGATCAAGTGAACATGTCTGGGGAAGCTACTAGACAGTGCATTGATATGGAAAACAGTCGTGATCAGACAATGGTATATGATTATGGTTATCCTCAGATAGCAAGGCGAAAAAAACTTCCAGATCCTGTTGAGAAGGAGAAGGGCGTTAGTCTTTGGTCCATGATCAAAGACAATGTAGGCAAAGATCTCACACGTGTTTGCCTTCCTGTATACTTTAATGAGCCGATATCATCCCTTCAAAAATGTTTTGAGGATTTGGAGTACTCTTATCTTCTGGATAGAGCTTATGAGTATGGAAAATCG GGAAACAGTCTCCTTCGGGCACTAAACGTTGCTGCCTTTGCTGTTTCTGGATATGCATCATCCGAAGGTCGTCATTGTAAGCCATTTAATCCCTTGTTAGGAGAAACTTACGAGGCGGATTTTCCTGACAAAGGAGTCCGATTCTTTTCTGAGAAG GTTAGTCACCATCCAACCGTGGTTGCCTGCCATTGTGAAGGTCGAGGATGGAGGTTTTGGGCAGACAGTAACATTCGTTCAAAGTTTTGGGGAAGGTCAATTCAGCTGGACCCAGTTGGAGTTCTGACTCTGGAATTTGATGATGGTGAAATATTCCAGTGGAGCAAG GTTACGACTACAATTTATAATCTTATCCTTGGAAAAATATATTGTGATCATCATGGGAGTATGGAAATCCGTGGTAATCGTCAATATTCATGCAGGCTCAAGTTCAAAGAGCAGACAATTCTTGACCGAAATCCTCGCCAG GTGCATGGATTTGTTGAAGATACAATGGGTAAAAAAGCTGCTACATTATTTGGCAAGTGGGATgatagtattaattattttggtgGTGATGTGAATGTGAAGCCTAAAGATTTCACTAATTCGTCAAGTGGAACCTTGTTGTGGAAAAGGACTAAGCCACCACCGAATCTCACTCGGTACAATTTGACATCATTTGCCATCACACTGAATGAGCTTACCCCAGGACTAAAG CCTTTTCTGATGTATTTGATCACGGATTAA
- the LOC101498399 gene encoding oxysterol-binding protein-related protein 2A isoform X1, which translates to MRVKEMHPLCCISLESPGIGSQSPEPDAAALSRTRSLPASGSGRIGRRGSEATVAGVLYKWTNYGKGWRSRWFLLRNGVLSYAKIRSPENLNLFSPIDDVCLIGDVTANRLARMDRDAGNAMRRKSHKPSSSSSSPPTVVHLKKYIYVGLSTLVVGYIIQISSFRESKSDDRKFYIFTATKTLHLRTDSRKDRVAWIQALVTTRSLYPLSGHLSLAPYHISVSTERLKRRLLEEGSSENLVKECEQIMLAEFSELQEQLKILCQERSNLFDTIRQLEAANIEPEASALHDSEYQLTKNGFSSLGRGKYSECSTTESSDDIEKQEVEEVSEEDEISYYDTRDYFTEPGFRCGSKGTLDQVNMSGEATRQCIDMENSRDQTMVYDYGYPQIARRKKLPDPVEKEKGVSLWSMIKDNVGKDLTRVCLPVYFNEPISSLQKCFEDLEYSYLLDRAYEYGKSGNSLLRALNVAAFAVSGYASSEGRHCKPFNPLLGETYEADFPDKGVRFFSEKVSHHPTVVACHCEGRGWRFWADSNIRSKFWGRSIQLDPVGVLTLEFDDGEIFQWSKVTTTIYNLILGKIYCDHHGSMEIRGNRQYSCRLKFKEQTILDRNPRQVHGFVEDTMGKKAATLFGKWDDSINYFGGDVNVKPKDFTNSSSGTLLWKRTKPPPNLTRYNLTSFAITLNELTPGLKEKLPPTDSRLRPDQRHLENGEYEKANMEKQRLEKRQRMSRKMQENGWEPKWFRKEDENGTFRYTGGYWEARALGTWDGCPNIFGEFHEGIVDPFDAS; encoded by the exons ATGCGAGTGAAGGAAATGCACCCGTTGTGCTGCATCTCTCTGGAGAGTCCTGGGATCGGAAGTCAATCGCCGGAGCCAGACGCGGCGGCGCTTTCGAGGACGAGGAGTCTACCGGCGAGTGGATCTGGCCGCATTGGACGCCGTGGATCAGAGGCTACGGTTGCCGGAGTTCTTTACAAATGGACTAATTACGGCAAGGGATGGAGATCCCGGTGGTTTCTCCTCCGCAATGGCGTACTCTCTTACGCCAAGATCCGGTCGCCGGAGAATCTAAATCTGTTCTCTCCAATCGATGACGTTTGCCTCATCGGAGATGTAACCGCTAACCGTCTCGCTAGAATGGATAGGGACGCCGGAAACGCCATGCGCCGGAAAAGTCACAAAccttcttcctcttcctcttctCCTCCTACAGTTGTTCATCTAAAG AAATATATATACGTGGGACTTTCCACCTTGGTGGTGGGGTATATCATCCag ATCTCGTCTTTTAGAGAGAGCAAATCAGACGACAGAAAGTTCTATATATTTACAGCAACGAAGACACTCCATCTGAGAACCGATTCAAGGAAAGATCGTGTGGCGTGGATTCAAGCTTTGGTGACAACTCGTAGTTTGTATCCACTAAGCGGTCATCTATCACTTGCACCTTATCATATATCTGTGTCTACTGAGAGGCTTAAACGACGTTTGCTTGAAGAAGGTAGCAGTGAGAATCTTGTAAAGGAGTGTGAGCAAATCATGCTCGCAGAGTTTTCTGAATTACAAGAGCAGCTTAAAATTCTTTGTCAAGAACGATCCAATTTGTTTGATACGATTAGGCAGTTGGAG GCAGCTAACATTGAACCTGAAGCCTCTGCCTTGCATGACAGTGAATACCAATTAACAAAGAATGGATTTTCAAGTCTAGGGCGTGGAAAATATAGTG AATGCAGTACAACGGAATCATCTGATGATATCGAGAAACAAGAGGTAGAGGAAGTGTCAGAAGAAGATGAAATCTCATATTATGATACTAGAGACTATTTTACAGAACCTGGTTTTAGGTGTGGGTCAAAAGGAACTCTGGATCAAGTGAACATGTCTGGGGAAGCTACTAGACAGTGCATTGATATGGAAAACAGTCGTGATCAGACAATGGTATATGATTATGGTTATCCTCAGATAGCAAGGCGAAAAAAACTTCCAGATCCTGTTGAGAAGGAGAAGGGCGTTAGTCTTTGGTCCATGATCAAAGACAATGTAGGCAAAGATCTCACACGTGTTTGCCTTCCTGTATACTTTAATGAGCCGATATCATCCCTTCAAAAATGTTTTGAGGATTTGGAGTACTCTTATCTTCTGGATAGAGCTTATGAGTATGGAAAATCG GGAAACAGTCTCCTTCGGGCACTAAACGTTGCTGCCTTTGCTGTTTCTGGATATGCATCATCCGAAGGTCGTCATTGTAAGCCATTTAATCCCTTGTTAGGAGAAACTTACGAGGCGGATTTTCCTGACAAAGGAGTCCGATTCTTTTCTGAGAAG GTTAGTCACCATCCAACCGTGGTTGCCTGCCATTGTGAAGGTCGAGGATGGAGGTTTTGGGCAGACAGTAACATTCGTTCAAAGTTTTGGGGAAGGTCAATTCAGCTGGACCCAGTTGGAGTTCTGACTCTGGAATTTGATGATGGTGAAATATTCCAGTGGAGCAAG GTTACGACTACAATTTATAATCTTATCCTTGGAAAAATATATTGTGATCATCATGGGAGTATGGAAATCCGTGGTAATCGTCAATATTCATGCAGGCTCAAGTTCAAAGAGCAGACAATTCTTGACCGAAATCCTCGCCAG GTGCATGGATTTGTTGAAGATACAATGGGTAAAAAAGCTGCTACATTATTTGGCAAGTGGGATgatagtattaattattttggtgGTGATGTGAATGTGAAGCCTAAAGATTTCACTAATTCGTCAAGTGGAACCTTGTTGTGGAAAAGGACTAAGCCACCACCGAATCTCACTCGGTACAATTTGACATCATTTGCCATCACACTGAATGAGCTTACCCCAGGACTAAAG GAGAAGCTTCCGCCCACGGATTCCAGGCTGAGACCTGATCAGCGGCACTTAGAGAATGGGGAATACGAGAAGGCTAATATGGAGAAACAAAGGTTGGAAAAGAGGCAAAGAATG TCTAGGAAAATGCAAGAAAATGGTTGGGAGCCCAAATGGTTTCGCaaagaagatgaaaatggaaCATTTCGATATACTGGCGGGTATTGGGAAGCAAGAGCTCTAGGAACATGGGATGGATGCCCAAATATATTTGGCGAATTTCATGAAGGCATTGTTGATCCTTTTGATGCATCTTGA
- the LOC101498399 gene encoding oxysterol-binding protein-related protein 2A isoform X2: MRVKEMHPLCCISLESPGIGSQSPEPDAAALSRTRSLPASGSGRIGRRGSEATVAGVLYKWTNYGKGWRSRWFLLRNGVLSYAKIRSPENLNLFSPIDDVCLIGDVTANRLARMDRDAGNAMRRKSHKPSSSSSSPPTVVHLKISSFRESKSDDRKFYIFTATKTLHLRTDSRKDRVAWIQALVTTRSLYPLSGHLSLAPYHISVSTERLKRRLLEEGSSENLVKECEQIMLAEFSELQEQLKILCQERSNLFDTIRQLEAANIEPEASALHDSEYQLTKNGFSSLGRGKYSECSTTESSDDIEKQEVEEVSEEDEISYYDTRDYFTEPGFRCGSKGTLDQVNMSGEATRQCIDMENSRDQTMVYDYGYPQIARRKKLPDPVEKEKGVSLWSMIKDNVGKDLTRVCLPVYFNEPISSLQKCFEDLEYSYLLDRAYEYGKSGNSLLRALNVAAFAVSGYASSEGRHCKPFNPLLGETYEADFPDKGVRFFSEKVSHHPTVVACHCEGRGWRFWADSNIRSKFWGRSIQLDPVGVLTLEFDDGEIFQWSKVTTTIYNLILGKIYCDHHGSMEIRGNRQYSCRLKFKEQTILDRNPRQVHGFVEDTMGKKAATLFGKWDDSINYFGGDVNVKPKDFTNSSSGTLLWKRTKPPPNLTRYNLTSFAITLNELTPGLKEKLPPTDSRLRPDQRHLENGEYEKANMEKQRLEKRQRMSRKMQENGWEPKWFRKEDENGTFRYTGGYWEARALGTWDGCPNIFGEFHEGIVDPFDAS, from the exons ATGCGAGTGAAGGAAATGCACCCGTTGTGCTGCATCTCTCTGGAGAGTCCTGGGATCGGAAGTCAATCGCCGGAGCCAGACGCGGCGGCGCTTTCGAGGACGAGGAGTCTACCGGCGAGTGGATCTGGCCGCATTGGACGCCGTGGATCAGAGGCTACGGTTGCCGGAGTTCTTTACAAATGGACTAATTACGGCAAGGGATGGAGATCCCGGTGGTTTCTCCTCCGCAATGGCGTACTCTCTTACGCCAAGATCCGGTCGCCGGAGAATCTAAATCTGTTCTCTCCAATCGATGACGTTTGCCTCATCGGAGATGTAACCGCTAACCGTCTCGCTAGAATGGATAGGGACGCCGGAAACGCCATGCGCCGGAAAAGTCACAAAccttcttcctcttcctcttctCCTCCTACAGTTGTTCATCTAAAG ATCTCGTCTTTTAGAGAGAGCAAATCAGACGACAGAAAGTTCTATATATTTACAGCAACGAAGACACTCCATCTGAGAACCGATTCAAGGAAAGATCGTGTGGCGTGGATTCAAGCTTTGGTGACAACTCGTAGTTTGTATCCACTAAGCGGTCATCTATCACTTGCACCTTATCATATATCTGTGTCTACTGAGAGGCTTAAACGACGTTTGCTTGAAGAAGGTAGCAGTGAGAATCTTGTAAAGGAGTGTGAGCAAATCATGCTCGCAGAGTTTTCTGAATTACAAGAGCAGCTTAAAATTCTTTGTCAAGAACGATCCAATTTGTTTGATACGATTAGGCAGTTGGAG GCAGCTAACATTGAACCTGAAGCCTCTGCCTTGCATGACAGTGAATACCAATTAACAAAGAATGGATTTTCAAGTCTAGGGCGTGGAAAATATAGTG AATGCAGTACAACGGAATCATCTGATGATATCGAGAAACAAGAGGTAGAGGAAGTGTCAGAAGAAGATGAAATCTCATATTATGATACTAGAGACTATTTTACAGAACCTGGTTTTAGGTGTGGGTCAAAAGGAACTCTGGATCAAGTGAACATGTCTGGGGAAGCTACTAGACAGTGCATTGATATGGAAAACAGTCGTGATCAGACAATGGTATATGATTATGGTTATCCTCAGATAGCAAGGCGAAAAAAACTTCCAGATCCTGTTGAGAAGGAGAAGGGCGTTAGTCTTTGGTCCATGATCAAAGACAATGTAGGCAAAGATCTCACACGTGTTTGCCTTCCTGTATACTTTAATGAGCCGATATCATCCCTTCAAAAATGTTTTGAGGATTTGGAGTACTCTTATCTTCTGGATAGAGCTTATGAGTATGGAAAATCG GGAAACAGTCTCCTTCGGGCACTAAACGTTGCTGCCTTTGCTGTTTCTGGATATGCATCATCCGAAGGTCGTCATTGTAAGCCATTTAATCCCTTGTTAGGAGAAACTTACGAGGCGGATTTTCCTGACAAAGGAGTCCGATTCTTTTCTGAGAAG GTTAGTCACCATCCAACCGTGGTTGCCTGCCATTGTGAAGGTCGAGGATGGAGGTTTTGGGCAGACAGTAACATTCGTTCAAAGTTTTGGGGAAGGTCAATTCAGCTGGACCCAGTTGGAGTTCTGACTCTGGAATTTGATGATGGTGAAATATTCCAGTGGAGCAAG GTTACGACTACAATTTATAATCTTATCCTTGGAAAAATATATTGTGATCATCATGGGAGTATGGAAATCCGTGGTAATCGTCAATATTCATGCAGGCTCAAGTTCAAAGAGCAGACAATTCTTGACCGAAATCCTCGCCAG GTGCATGGATTTGTTGAAGATACAATGGGTAAAAAAGCTGCTACATTATTTGGCAAGTGGGATgatagtattaattattttggtgGTGATGTGAATGTGAAGCCTAAAGATTTCACTAATTCGTCAAGTGGAACCTTGTTGTGGAAAAGGACTAAGCCACCACCGAATCTCACTCGGTACAATTTGACATCATTTGCCATCACACTGAATGAGCTTACCCCAGGACTAAAG GAGAAGCTTCCGCCCACGGATTCCAGGCTGAGACCTGATCAGCGGCACTTAGAGAATGGGGAATACGAGAAGGCTAATATGGAGAAACAAAGGTTGGAAAAGAGGCAAAGAATG TCTAGGAAAATGCAAGAAAATGGTTGGGAGCCCAAATGGTTTCGCaaagaagatgaaaatggaaCATTTCGATATACTGGCGGGTATTGGGAAGCAAGAGCTCTAGGAACATGGGATGGATGCCCAAATATATTTGGCGAATTTCATGAAGGCATTGTTGATCCTTTTGATGCATCTTGA
- the LOC101498399 gene encoding oxysterol-binding protein-related protein 2A isoform X4, with product MLAEFSELQEQLKILCQERSNLFDTIRQLEAANIEPEASALHDSEYQLTKNGFSSLGRGKYSECSTTESSDDIEKQEVEEVSEEDEISYYDTRDYFTEPGFRCGSKGTLDQVNMSGEATRQCIDMENSRDQTMVYDYGYPQIARRKKLPDPVEKEKGVSLWSMIKDNVGKDLTRVCLPVYFNEPISSLQKCFEDLEYSYLLDRAYEYGKSGNSLLRALNVAAFAVSGYASSEGRHCKPFNPLLGETYEADFPDKGVRFFSEKVSHHPTVVACHCEGRGWRFWADSNIRSKFWGRSIQLDPVGVLTLEFDDGEIFQWSKVTTTIYNLILGKIYCDHHGSMEIRGNRQYSCRLKFKEQTILDRNPRQVHGFVEDTMGKKAATLFGKWDDSINYFGGDVNVKPKDFTNSSSGTLLWKRTKPPPNLTRYNLTSFAITLNELTPGLKEKLPPTDSRLRPDQRHLENGEYEKANMEKQRLEKRQRMSRKMQENGWEPKWFRKEDENGTFRYTGGYWEARALGTWDGCPNIFGEFHEGIVDPFDAS from the exons ATGCTCGCAGAGTTTTCTGAATTACAAGAGCAGCTTAAAATTCTTTGTCAAGAACGATCCAATTTGTTTGATACGATTAGGCAGTTGGAG GCAGCTAACATTGAACCTGAAGCCTCTGCCTTGCATGACAGTGAATACCAATTAACAAAGAATGGATTTTCAAGTCTAGGGCGTGGAAAATATAGTG AATGCAGTACAACGGAATCATCTGATGATATCGAGAAACAAGAGGTAGAGGAAGTGTCAGAAGAAGATGAAATCTCATATTATGATACTAGAGACTATTTTACAGAACCTGGTTTTAGGTGTGGGTCAAAAGGAACTCTGGATCAAGTGAACATGTCTGGGGAAGCTACTAGACAGTGCATTGATATGGAAAACAGTCGTGATCAGACAATGGTATATGATTATGGTTATCCTCAGATAGCAAGGCGAAAAAAACTTCCAGATCCTGTTGAGAAGGAGAAGGGCGTTAGTCTTTGGTCCATGATCAAAGACAATGTAGGCAAAGATCTCACACGTGTTTGCCTTCCTGTATACTTTAATGAGCCGATATCATCCCTTCAAAAATGTTTTGAGGATTTGGAGTACTCTTATCTTCTGGATAGAGCTTATGAGTATGGAAAATCG GGAAACAGTCTCCTTCGGGCACTAAACGTTGCTGCCTTTGCTGTTTCTGGATATGCATCATCCGAAGGTCGTCATTGTAAGCCATTTAATCCCTTGTTAGGAGAAACTTACGAGGCGGATTTTCCTGACAAAGGAGTCCGATTCTTTTCTGAGAAG GTTAGTCACCATCCAACCGTGGTTGCCTGCCATTGTGAAGGTCGAGGATGGAGGTTTTGGGCAGACAGTAACATTCGTTCAAAGTTTTGGGGAAGGTCAATTCAGCTGGACCCAGTTGGAGTTCTGACTCTGGAATTTGATGATGGTGAAATATTCCAGTGGAGCAAG GTTACGACTACAATTTATAATCTTATCCTTGGAAAAATATATTGTGATCATCATGGGAGTATGGAAATCCGTGGTAATCGTCAATATTCATGCAGGCTCAAGTTCAAAGAGCAGACAATTCTTGACCGAAATCCTCGCCAG GTGCATGGATTTGTTGAAGATACAATGGGTAAAAAAGCTGCTACATTATTTGGCAAGTGGGATgatagtattaattattttggtgGTGATGTGAATGTGAAGCCTAAAGATTTCACTAATTCGTCAAGTGGAACCTTGTTGTGGAAAAGGACTAAGCCACCACCGAATCTCACTCGGTACAATTTGACATCATTTGCCATCACACTGAATGAGCTTACCCCAGGACTAAAG GAGAAGCTTCCGCCCACGGATTCCAGGCTGAGACCTGATCAGCGGCACTTAGAGAATGGGGAATACGAGAAGGCTAATATGGAGAAACAAAGGTTGGAAAAGAGGCAAAGAATG TCTAGGAAAATGCAAGAAAATGGTTGGGAGCCCAAATGGTTTCGCaaagaagatgaaaatggaaCATTTCGATATACTGGCGGGTATTGGGAAGCAAGAGCTCTAGGAACATGGGATGGATGCCCAAATATATTTGGCGAATTTCATGAAGGCATTGTTGATCCTTTTGATGCATCTTGA